Proteins encoded within one genomic window of Manis pentadactyla isolate mManPen7 chromosome 4, mManPen7.hap1, whole genome shotgun sequence:
- the LOC130683472 gene encoding leucine-rich repeat-containing protein 37B-like: protein MSWLRFWAPWLLVLLPLWLLVQAAQPPGWALDPVQLTHRPPGPTESWSLDPSNLPLEFPHPRQQLMHPVVPFWYTGSAGELPPGPELWDKPGQHESPPEVVPVVDSQDQPPEPPEMDDNYKDLQAALAVPSFTPEEAEPPVQEEAPAPSPARPQGTLPHPGQVPSQRPNLTQVTAAPGDLDVSVPRQPEPSEAGFPSLTQNSVVNTTTNNICELCSCTDETLACVGLSQEQKLQSVPVPEPNAHNGTFTILNFQGNSISYVEENTWKSYTWVEKLILGDNQLSELHKDSFEGLLSLQYL, encoded by the exons ATGTCCTGGCTGCGTTTCTGGGCCCCGTGGCTTCTTGTGTTGCTACCATTGTGGCTGCTGGTCCAAGCAGCTCAGCCTCCGGGTTGGGCCCTGGACCCTGTGCAGCTGACCCACAGACCCCCAGGACCAACCGAGTCCTGGTCTTTGGATCCCTCCAATCTCCCTCTTGAATTTCCCCATCCACGTCAACAACTGATGCATCCTGTGGTTCCTTTCTGGTACACAGGTTCAGCTGGAGAGCTGCCCCCAGGACCAGAACTTTGGGACAAGCCTGGCCAGCATGAAAGTCCACCAGAGGTGGTTCCGGTG GTGGATTCCCAGGATCAGCCTCCAGAGCCCCCGGAGATGGATGACAACTACAAAGACCTGCAGGCGGCCCTGGCTGTGCCTTCCTTCACTCCTGAAGAGGCTGAGCCCCCAGTCCAGGAGGAAGCCCCAGCTCCATCTCCAGCGCGCCCACAGGGGACACTTCCACATCCCGGGCAGGTTCCCAGTCAGCGTCCAAACCTGACTCAGGTCACAGCTGCACCTGGGGACCTGGACGTTTCCGTACCTCGGCAGCCAGAGCCGTCTGAGGCAGGTTTTCCATCACTGACTCAGAATTCAGTGGTGAACACCACCACAAACAACATATGTGAGCTCTGTAGCTGCACAGACGAGACGCTGGCGTGCGTTGGTCTCAGCCAGGAGCAGAAGCTCCAGAGTGTGCCCGTGCCAGAGCCCAACGCTCACAATGGCACCTTCACGATCTT AAATTTCCAAGGAAACTCTATTTCTTACGTTGAAGAAAATACATGGAAGTCATACACTTGGGTTGAGAAACT